The uncultured Cohaesibacter sp. genome window below encodes:
- a CDS encoding branched-chain amino acid ABC transporter ATP-binding protein/permease: MLVTSGRQLFYSVFAILALALVASAIAWYMGPASQRILVVFFVSLIAVVAQGVYCGNSGIMSFGHLSFMAIGAYAASLLTVPAMMKAATLPKLPHWLASTETGLLPAILVALVVVALVAVVTGIVVGKLQGEAATIATLGLLIIVHGVLIGWRDVTRGSGSFFGVPRETTLWVAMVGCVIALIVARLYRDSVSGLKLRASRENAIAAAAVGVNIKRERLVSWVISAILMGLSGALMAHFLGAFSPKNFYFVDTFQLLAMLIVGGMTTVTGAISGAVVITIVTEILRHLESGFSLGFVEVPQVFGTTQIGIALLILFAMFRKADGLTGLKEWEERFIKPHRKTAATTSLQAAEPDGILSAKGMTMRFGGLVAVNNVDFKLMPGEIVGLIGPNGSGKTTLLNMLSGVLKPSEGSFRIADTLLDGVPSHKVAEHGIARTFQNIRLFNHLTVFQNVLVAALSTRDGKDAEGRAQTALERMGMGKFAEMDAGTLSYGDQRRVEIARALACQPSLLFLDEPAAGMNREETDALMEMLRGLTRDLGIGILLVDHDLKLINQLCDRIAVLNEGTLIAQGTPAEIRKNPAVVEAYLGASSDHDDAQRTD, from the coding sequence GCTCAGGGCGTCTATTGCGGCAACTCCGGAATCATGTCCTTCGGCCATCTTTCCTTCATGGCCATCGGCGCCTATGCCGCCTCGCTGCTGACCGTTCCGGCGATGATGAAAGCCGCCACCCTGCCCAAGCTGCCCCACTGGCTGGCCTCCACCGAGACAGGGCTTCTGCCCGCCATTCTGGTCGCACTGGTCGTTGTGGCGCTGGTGGCCGTCGTCACCGGCATCGTCGTGGGCAAGCTGCAGGGTGAAGCGGCAACCATCGCCACTCTCGGGCTGCTGATCATCGTCCATGGGGTGCTGATCGGCTGGCGTGACGTGACCCGCGGGTCGGGCTCCTTCTTTGGCGTGCCGCGCGAAACCACCCTGTGGGTGGCCATGGTCGGTTGCGTCATTGCGCTCATCGTCGCCCGGCTCTATCGGGATTCCGTCTCCGGGCTCAAGCTGCGCGCCAGCCGAGAAAACGCCATCGCGGCAGCCGCCGTCGGTGTCAACATCAAGCGCGAGCGCCTTGTCTCATGGGTCATCAGCGCCATACTGATGGGACTGTCCGGCGCGCTGATGGCCCATTTTCTTGGCGCTTTCAGCCCGAAGAATTTCTACTTCGTCGACACCTTCCAGCTGCTGGCCATGCTCATTGTCGGCGGCATGACCACCGTCACCGGCGCCATTTCCGGCGCCGTGGTCATCACTATCGTCACCGAAATTCTCAGACATCTGGAAAGCGGCTTTTCCCTCGGCTTTGTCGAGGTACCGCAAGTGTTCGGCACCACCCAGATCGGCATCGCCCTGCTCATCCTGTTTGCCATGTTCCGCAAGGCCGATGGCCTGACCGGCCTCAAGGAATGGGAAGAGCGCTTCATCAAACCGCACCGCAAGACCGCAGCGACCACGTCGCTTCAGGCCGCCGAGCCGGACGGCATCCTTTCGGCCAAGGGCATGACCATGCGCTTTGGTGGCCTCGTCGCCGTCAACAATGTCGATTTCAAGCTGATGCCGGGCGAGATTGTCGGCCTGATCGGGCCGAATGGCTCGGGCAAGACCACCCTGCTCAACATGCTCTCGGGCGTGCTGAAACCGAGCGAGGGCAGCTTCCGCATTGCCGACACCCTGCTCGATGGCGTGCCCTCGCACAAGGTCGCCGAACACGGCATCGCCCGCACCTTCCAGAACATCCGCCTGTTCAACCACCTCACAGTGTTCCAGAACGTGCTCGTGGCTGCCCTTTCCACCCGCGACGGCAAGGACGCCGAAGGTCGCGCCCAGACCGCCCTTGAGCGCATGGGCATGGGCAAATTTGCCGAAATGGACGCCGGAACCCTGTCCTATGGCGACCAGCGCCGCGTCGAGATCGCCCGCGCCCTTGCCTGCCAGCCAAGCCTGTTGTTCCTTGACGAACCGGCGGCTGGCATGAACCGGGAAGAAACCGACGCCCTGATGGAAATGCTGCGCGGCCTGACCAGAGATCTGGGCATCGGCATCCTGCTGGTCGACCACGACCTCAAGCTCATCAATCAGCTGTGCGACCGCATTGCGGTGCTCAACGAAGGCACCCTCATCGCACAGGGAACCCCCGCAGAAATCCGCAAGAACCCCGCTGTCGTTGAAGCCTATCTCGGCGCCAGCTCGGATCACGACGACGCCCAGCGAACCGACTAG